One Maribacter sp. HTCC2170 genomic window, TAAAATTGTAAAAGTAAAGCTGGAAGCTGGGGATTTAATGATTTTTAATAGTTGTGAACCTCACGGAATACGACCCAATAAATCAAAAGATAAAGTGCGAATTGCCCAATATATATCTATGATGCCGGCAGAAGAAGACAACGAGGCCTTAAAGCAATGGCGAGTTAATTCATGGAAGAATAGGATCGCACCAGAAGGGTATGCTTTTCCGGGTGACCCAAGAAATTGGGAACAAGAGAAATACGATGTTGCCAAATTATCCCCTTTAGGAGAAAAATTGTTGGGCCTTAAACCGTGGTAAGTTGCCAAATCCCTAATAATTAGTGGTTTTACGGTCATACCAAAATTTTAATGCTATTTTTGCGCCCTTAAAATCCTGGGCATGAAGAAGTATTTGAATATTTTCGATTTTAAACAGAAGGTTGACTATAAGACTGAGATTCTATCAGGGCTTACAGTGGCTTTGGCGTTGGTGCCAGAAGCAATTGCATTTGCTTTGATACCTGGGTTTTCACCTTTGACAGGATTGTATGCCGCTTTTGTTTTGGCATTGATCACCTCCATATTTGGCGGTAGACCAGGAATGATCTCTGGTGCTACAGGTGCAGTTGCCGTTATTTTTGTGGGATTGATTCTTGAACTCAAAAACACTTTCCCAGGTATAGAACCCGAAACTATTTTACATTATGTATTTGCAACCGTAATCGTTGCCGGCCTCCTTCAAATGGCTGCTGGTTTTCTTCGATTGGGGAAATTTATACGCTTGGTACCACATCCTGTAATGTTCGGTTTTGTAAACGGATTGGCCATCATAATTTTTATGGCACAGTTCCCTAATTTCTATCAAAAAGGAACAGATGAATTGTTGACTGGCGCTTCATTTTATACCATGTTGGGACTTACCCTTTTAACCATGTTGATCATATGGGGTTTTCCAAAATTGACAAAGGCGATTCCGTCTTCATTATTGGCGATTGTGGTTGTTTCAGCAATTGTTATTGGTTTTGGAGTAGATACACTGACAGTGGCAGATACGATGAAAGAGGGGCAGACTATTCAAGGTGGTTTTCCACCGCTTTCAATACCTGAAATACCTTTTACTTGGCAGTCCTTAAAAATAATTTTTCCGTTCTCAGTGATTGTTGCAGTAGTGGGATTAACTGAAAGTTTATTGACCTTGAATATCATTGACGAAATTACTGATACCCGTGGTAGGGGCAACAAAGAATGTGTGGCACAGGGTACAGCGAACATCCTTTCAGGATTCTTATCTGGAATGGGAGGTTGTGCAATGATCGGTCAAAGTTTGATCAATACTTCTTCAGGTGCTCGTGCAAGATTATCTGGAATAACTGCGGCTGTTATGCTTTTGGTGTTCATCATGTTCGGGTCAAGTTTAATTGAGCGTTTGCCAATGGCCGCTTTGGTAGGGTTGATGTTTATGGTAGCGATTGGCACTTTTGAATGGGCGAGTTTTAAAACGTTTAGAAAAATGCCTAATTCAGACGTAATCGTAATGGTATTGGTAACCTTGATCACGGCTATTACTCATAACCTGGCTATTGCTGTATTGTTTGGAGTTATTATCTCTGCTTTGGCGTATTCATGGGAAAATGCAAAACGTATTCGAGCAAGAAAATATATTGATGATGACGGAGTTAAGCATTACGAGATATTTGGCCCTTTGTTCTTTGGATCAACAACCTTGTTCACTGAAAAGTTCGATATACAAAATGACCCAGAGGAAGTGATTATTGATTTTCAGGAAAGTCGTGTTGCCGATATGTCCGGGATTGAAGCCTTGAACAAACTTACCGAGCGTTATGCCAAAGCTGGCAAGAAAGTACATCTAAAGCATTTAAGTAAAGATTGTATTCGTCTTTTATCAAACGCCAATGATATCATTGATGTAAATGTATTGGAAGATCCAACCTACAAAGTTGTGGTAGATAAGTTTTAATCAAACTAAACTTAATACATACCCTAGGAGCACCCCTCCTAAAACAATAAAGGCACTATTCAGTTTTTTAAAATAGAAGACAGTAAGTAAACTGGCAATTGCAATGGTGATGGTGCGCCAATCGGTCAAAGTGTCCATTCCCATTTGTACACAAACGGCAAGGATCAATGCAACAGCAGCAACGTTTACAGCATCCAATAATGCACCAATAAGCGGTGACTTACGCATTTTGGGAATCAACGGATTCAATATCAACACAAACAAAAACGAAGGAAGAAATATACCCAAAGTAGCTGCCAAAGCACCAGCGGCACCATTCATTTGCCATCCTATAAAAGTAGCGGTAGACAACACAGGTCCGGGAGTCATTTGGCCCACTGCAACAGCATCTATCAAAGCTTGCCGGGTGAGCCAACCGTTGGCGACCAATTCTGAATCTAGAAAGGCAAAAAGCACATAACCGCTTCCGTACAGAATGGCACCTACTTTTAAAAAAGTCAAGAATATTTTAAGTGAACCTAATTGCAATGGGTCACTGAGTTGTAAAAGTAAAAGAGGCAAGAAACTGTTAAGCGTGTTACTGTTTTTTTTAATGAAATAGAGGAGCAAACCTAAAAGGCCACATCCAAAGAGAGCAATAATCTCATTAACTCCCAAAAGACAGGCGGCCAAAGTAATAATTCCCAAAATGATTAGTTCATTGCTTTTGATGGCTTTTTTACCCAACCGATAAGAGGCCATTAGAATAATGGAAATCACTGCCGGTTTAATACCATAAATAAATGGCTCTACTTCGGGTAATTGACTGTATGTTTGATACAACCATGCAAAGATTGCCGTAATTACTACAGCGGGAAATATAAAACAGAACCCTGCGATAAAAAGCCCTTTCCAACCACCTCGTTCATAACCGCAATGCATGGTCATTTCGGTCGAGTTGGGTCCTGGAATTAGGTTGGTGGCACCAATTAAATCCAAAAAATGGGCTTGGGTCATCCATTTTCTTTTAGTGACCACTTCGTCCTCCATCATGGCCACATGGGCTGCAGGCCCACCAAAAGAAATACAGCCCAACTTAAAGAAGAGTTTGGCGATTTCTGTTAGATTGTTTTTGCTGGGCATTTTAATCAAACGGGTTAGAATATAAAAAATGCTGTTACCTGTATCTTTATATAGGTAACAGCATTAAATCTGATATTGTTTTAAAACCTAAAACGTACGTAGATACTCTGCAACAGCTCTAGCTTCTTCTTCGCTCAAATTTTGGTTGAGCATAATGGCATTATTGTATTCTTTCAATAAAGCCTTTGCAATAGGATCTTCCTTGATCATTCGGTCTGGATTTAAAATCATGTTCATGACCCACTCCGGACTCCTACGGTCGTAAACACCTTTTAATGCAGGGCCAATTAAACGTTGTTCGGCAGTATGGCAAGCAACACAGATACCACTATAGGTTTCTTCACCTTTGGCAGCCAGTTCAGCATCAATTTCAGCACCAAATTCTACCGAAGTTATTGGGCCAACACCTTTATTGTCCATATCAACAGGGACTTCATTTGAAGTAGTTTCGACTTTCACCTCTTTTTTTGCACGGTTCATTTCAAAACCCTCTTTCTTTTCTTCCTTTTTTTCACCACAGCTCATTAGTAATCCTCCAATGGCCAAAACGGCTAATACTTTTTTCATGTCTTTGTTTTTTGAAGCCCCTAAGATAATAATTAGGAGTATTGGTTACACTTCATTAAAGAACTTTATCACTCTTTTCTCGGTGTACGTTATATTTTGCTTCTCATAGAAACCTACATGCCCACCTGATTTGGGTACTTCTAGATAGAGCGATTTATTCATTTCCGCCTCTTTAAAAGGATAACATGCATCGCCTAGGAACGAATCATTTAAGGCATTGATGATCAAAGTAGGAGTCTTTATGTTCGGTAAAAATTGGAGTGAGCTGCATTTTTCGTAATAATCCATCGCATCTTTAAAACCATGGGCCCTACTGGTATAGATATCATCAAAATCTTTCAATGTTCTTACATTGGTAATATCAACATCGGATATTTTAGAAGGAAACAACTTTTGCTTACCCCTCATTTTTGCTTTCAGATGATCTTTAAAGCGTTGGGAATACAGGAAATTCTTGGGTTTTAATAATTGGATAAGTGAACTGTGTAAACTACAAGGAACGGAGACCGCTACAACGCCTTTAATTTCTTTGGGATGGGTATTACGCTCACCAAGGTATTTTAAGACCATATTGCCTCCCAGACTAAAGCCTTTTATGTATACCTGAGTGTATTTGTCCAGACTTAAGATGTGTTGAACCACAGCTTCTAAATCTTCGGTAGCTCCTGAATGGTATGAACGATATAATTTGTTCATTTCACCACTGCAGGTTCTAAAATTCACGGCACAAACATCCATTCCGTTAAGATTACATTGTTTGGCACTTCCTGTGATGTAAGGTCTCTGGCCGTTTCCTTCCAAGCCATGTAAGAGGATGGTTAATTTATTCGTTGGTTTTTGGGAATGGCTCCAATCCAAATCAAGAAAATCACCATCTGCCAAGTTGATGCGTTCTCGTTCTTGGACTACGCCATCAACCTTTCGTACCAAGCCAGAATACATGGTAGAAAAATGCCCATTTTTAAATAGAAAGGATGGATTGTAATTAGACGGGACTATTGGCATTAGTAGAGCACATTATCTTTGGGTTGTACTTTCTCCGGCAGATTGTCTTCATTCAGCATATCTTTCAGATCAATTTCTATCGTGCGACAAAGAGCGGTCATAGGCACATCGTTCATACGACCCTCAAAAGGATCTTCACTGTTACTGCCCACTTTTTCCATAGTTATGAAAATCCATGAAATAAGCACAGAAAAAGGAATCATAAGTGTTAAGAACAATTCTTGATGAATGAATTCACGTAATTCATTGAACTCGGACTCAAAAACGGAAAGAAGACCAAACGGAAGAAGGAGAACAAATATCCAAGTAAAAATTGTACTTACATATGAATATTGTCTGGGGAATGGAGTGTTTTTAATTCGCTCACACCGTCCCTGTAAATTATACATTTCTTCAAGATTGCTATGGAATATCTGTTTATCAAATTCGGTTATACTGCCATCCTTCAATAGTTGTTTTATATGTAATCCTTGGTTTTTTATCAAATGAGTAGCTACATTTTTTCGGTTCTCAAGGTCGGCATCCTCTTCAGAGCTTATAAAATTGTCGAGCCCCGCGCATACTGGATTTCTTTCCCCATGACGGTCAAATATTCTTCTCATGGTACTATTCTCCCGCATAGAAAAACTACTGGGTTGACGAAGCTGAACCCGTAAGGCATTGATCCATGCCAAGTGCCTATAAATCATTGTTTTTTTAGATTCTTCATCATCTTCAACAAGAGAAATTACATTGTTCGCCCATGTTCTGGAATAGTTTACAATGCCTCCCCATATTTTTCTACCCTCCCAGAAACGATCATAACTTTGGGAGTTTTTAAAACCTACATAGAATGAAACGGCAATACCGATTACGGTCAGAGGTTCAAACGGAATGTCAAGGAATTTCCAATCAAAAAAATAATAGAGAATGAAAATAATGGCCGCCCAAAGGGTAAAAAAAATGAGGTTCTTCCAACCATACCTTAATATGATGTTCCAACTGATGTTTCTTTTTATATACATAAACTAGGATGAAATTAACTTCTACTTAGGAAAGGTATCGAGTACTTTTATTTGTTTTTCAATTGCTGATTTGAATTCCGTTTTTAGATTATCCACCAATTCCGAAACCGGCACTACATTTTCGATTGTTGCCACACCTTGACCAGCAGACCAAATGGTTTTCCAAGCTCTGGCTTCAGTATCCATTTCTTTTCCAAAATCGATTTTGGTGTCTTTTTTCAAATCTTCCTCTGTAATCCCCGCGGCTTTTAAACTAGCTCCAAGGAAGTTGGCATGAACCCCTGAAATAGAAGCAGTATAAACAACATCGCTAGCACCAGATTCAATGATCATCTTTTTATAATCATCGTTGGCCTTACTCTCCTCAACATTGATGAAGCGTGTGCCCATATAGGCCATATCTGCACCCATTTGTAAGGCAGAGGCAATATCGCGCCCATTGCTTATACAACCTGAAAGAATGATGGTCTTGTCAAAGAATTTTTTAATCTCGGCAACTAAGGTCATTGGGTTAATGGTACCTGCATGACCACCCGCTCCTGCAGAAACGAGAATGAGTCCGTCTACTCCAGCTCCGGCCGCTTTTTTAGCATGCCGTTTCTTGATCACATCGTGAAAAACGAGTCCGCCATAACTATGAATGGCATCTACAACTTCTGTAACCGCACCGAGCGATGTAATAATCAAAGGCACTTTATGTTTTACACAAAGCTTAATATCGGCCTGCAATCGTGGATTTGTTTGATGCACAATGAGGTTCACCCCAAAAGGAGCGGCCTTTTTACCTGTTTCTTTTTCAAAATCGGCCAAGGCTGTTTTAATCTCAATCAACCATTCTTCAAAACCTTCACTAGAACGTTGGTTCAGCGCAGGAAAGGTGCCAACGATACCGTTTTTACAACATTCAATCACCAATTTAGGTCCCGAGATAAGAAACATAGGGGCGGCTATAGCTGGCAAAGAAAGGTCATTGATGAAGGGTGCTTTGGTGCTCATATTCTGTTGTTTATTGTTTTAAATGTAGCGATTATTTCTTTTTTCGTGAGCATATCACTGGTTTTCCAAAACTATGGTATTTTTGCGATTCTTATGCATGCATAATAAATTAATTCAAACAGGATGTTTCAAAAAGAGTTCGAAGTTCGTTGGAGTGATGTTGATGCTAACCGACATTTGGCCAATTCGGCATATATAAATTTTATGAGCCACACGCGCATGGCCTATTTAATGCAATTGGGCTTTGACCATAAGGTCATGGCGGTAAACAAAATAGGACCAGTGGTCTTCTATGAGCATATGTATTATTTCAAGGAAGTGTTTCCTGGCAAGCCGGTCAAGGTTTCTTTGGAAGTCGCTGGTTTGAGCGAAGATGGCTGTTTCTTTGAATTTCACCATAATTTTTATGACAGTAAGGGTAGAAATGTGGCCCATTGCGAAATGATGGGTGCTTGGATGAGTCTCGAGACCAGACAGCTCACACCCCTATCCGGTGAATTATTGGGGCGTTTTTCCAGTGAGAATAAGACGGAGGACTTTCGTGTTTTGACCAAAGAGGACACGCGTAAATTCGCGAAGCGACCTAAGGATTTGTAGATATGTTCTTTAATTAATAATTGTCATTCCGAGGTACGAGGAATCTTTCGTAATTTTTAAGGATGAATACAGAGGGATATCATGTTTACCATGTTTATATAATCACCAATTCAACAAAATCTGTTTTGTATACGGGAGTAACCAATTATTTGGCAAAAAGACTTCAGCAACACAATGAGAATATTACATTGAAAAGAACATCTTTTGCTTCAAAGTATAAATGTAGACATCTGCTCTACTATGAAAAATTCACATGGATTCAAGAGGCAATTGCAAGGGAGAAAGAAATAAAAGGGTGGCGAAGACAAAAGAAAATGGATTTAATAAAAACGATAAATCCAGATTTGAACTTTTTGGAGTATTTATTTCCTTTCCAACATCAATAGTGCAGTATTCAATCATTTGCTAGATTCCTCGTGCCTCGGAATGACAAAACCAAGTTTTTAGATTATATTAAACCTTGGTTTTTTTACTCGAAAGGTATACCCCGAACATAACCATTGCGGCGGCCAATACTTTAATAGTGGTCAATGAATCTTTACCCACGGCTATTGCAAAGAGAATTCCCAATAAAGGTTGCACGTACATAAAAGTACTAAGGGTAGAGGCTTTAAGGTGCGTCAATGCATATATATTGAAGAGATAGGTACAGAAAGTCGTACCTATGATCACAAAGGCAATACGCCAGATCATGTCAAAAGGGAGGTTAACCCAATCAATTTCGGTCATTTCTTGATAGCCAAAAGGCAGGCAGATAAAAATACCCAACAGGAATAACCATTTCATAAAAGTGAACGGGTGGTATTTTGAGATTAGGATTTTAGCCAGTATCAAATACGTGCCATAAAAGACCGAATTCATTAAAATCAAAAAATTACCCAATCCAATATTAGGTGCATCCTGGCGAATTTCCGCTCCGAACAAAATCAGGCCCAAAGCTCCAAGCAGACCAATGAATATGCCAAAGACTTTTCTTTGGGTAATTTTTTCCTTGATCAGGAGTGCTGAAAGAATCAAAACAATTATAGGTGTTGTTGTAATTAAAACGGCACTGTTTATAGGTGTAGAGAGAGACAAACCTTTAAAGAACACGAGCATATTCACACCCATTCCAAAGAAGGCACAGATGAGTATGCGCAAATAGTCCTTTTTGTCTATTTTTTCTTTGGGACCAAAAAGTGAAATAATCCAAAAAAGTGCTGTTGCACCAATAACCCGAAGCATTACAAATGCGAATGCACCAACATAATTGGGCATTACACCTTTGGCAATGGTATGGTTAAGACCATAAATGGTCGTTGCCCCCAAAGCGGCTAAAATAGCAAGGGTTCGTTTGTTCAAGAGTGAATGGTTTCTTTGGCTGCCTGAACCACTTTTTTACTGTTCCCAACAAAGATTTGATCATTGAAAAGAACCACCGGACGTTTCAGAA contains:
- a CDS encoding acyl-CoA thioesterase, which translates into the protein MFQKEFEVRWSDVDANRHLANSAYINFMSHTRMAYLMQLGFDHKVMAVNKIGPVVFYEHMYYFKEVFPGKPVKVSLEVAGLSEDGCFFEFHHNFYDSKGRNVAHCEMMGAWMSLETRQLTPLSGELLGRFSSENKTEDFRVLTKEDTRKFAKRPKDL
- a CDS encoding SulP family inorganic anion transporter, with protein sequence MKKYLNIFDFKQKVDYKTEILSGLTVALALVPEAIAFALIPGFSPLTGLYAAFVLALITSIFGGRPGMISGATGAVAVIFVGLILELKNTFPGIEPETILHYVFATVIVAGLLQMAAGFLRLGKFIRLVPHPVMFGFVNGLAIIIFMAQFPNFYQKGTDELLTGASFYTMLGLTLLTMLIIWGFPKLTKAIPSSLLAIVVVSAIVIGFGVDTLTVADTMKEGQTIQGGFPPLSIPEIPFTWQSLKIIFPFSVIVAVVGLTESLLTLNIIDEITDTRGRGNKECVAQGTANILSGFLSGMGGCAMIGQSLINTSSGARARLSGITAAVMLLVFIMFGSSLIERLPMAALVGLMFMVAIGTFEWASFKTFRKMPNSDVIVMVLVTLITAITHNLAIAVLFGVIISALAYSWENAKRIRARKYIDDDGVKHYEIFGPLFFGSTTLFTEKFDIQNDPEEVIIDFQESRVADMSGIEALNKLTERYAKAGKKVHLKHLSKDCIRLLSNANDIIDVNVLEDPTYKVVVDKF
- a CDS encoding bestrophin family protein, with amino-acid sequence MYIKRNISWNIILRYGWKNLIFFTLWAAIIFILYYFFDWKFLDIPFEPLTVIGIAVSFYVGFKNSQSYDRFWEGRKIWGGIVNYSRTWANNVISLVEDDEESKKTMIYRHLAWINALRVQLRQPSSFSMRENSTMRRIFDRHGERNPVCAGLDNFISSEEDADLENRKNVATHLIKNQGLHIKQLLKDGSITEFDKQIFHSNLEEMYNLQGRCERIKNTPFPRQYSYVSTIFTWIFVLLLPFGLLSVFESEFNELREFIHQELFLTLMIPFSVLISWIFITMEKVGSNSEDPFEGRMNDVPMTALCRTIEIDLKDMLNEDNLPEKVQPKDNVLY
- a CDS encoding GIY-YIG nuclease family protein, whose translation is MNTEGYHVYHVYIITNSTKSVLYTGVTNYLAKRLQQHNENITLKRTSFASKYKCRHLLYYEKFTWIQEAIAREKEIKGWRRQKKMDLIKTINPDLNFLEYLFPFQHQ
- a CDS encoding c-type cytochrome; translated protein: MKKVLAVLAIGGLLMSCGEKKEEKKEGFEMNRAKKEVKVETTSNEVPVDMDNKGVGPITSVEFGAEIDAELAAKGEETYSGICVACHTAEQRLIGPALKGVYDRRSPEWVMNMILNPDRMIKEDPIAKALLKEYNNAIMLNQNLSEEEARAVAEYLRTF
- the chrA gene encoding chromate efflux transporter, producing MPSKNNLTEIAKLFFKLGCISFGGPAAHVAMMEDEVVTKRKWMTQAHFLDLIGATNLIPGPNSTEMTMHCGYERGGWKGLFIAGFCFIFPAVVITAIFAWLYQTYSQLPEVEPFIYGIKPAVISIILMASYRLGKKAIKSNELIILGIITLAACLLGVNEIIALFGCGLLGLLLYFIKKNSNTLNSFLPLLLLQLSDPLQLGSLKIFLTFLKVGAILYGSGYVLFAFLDSELVANGWLTRQALIDAVAVGQMTPGPVLSTATFIGWQMNGAAGALAATLGIFLPSFLFVLILNPLIPKMRKSPLIGALLDAVNVAAVALILAVCVQMGMDTLTDWRTITIAIASLLTVFYFKKLNSAFIVLGGVLLGYVLSLV
- a CDS encoding DMT family transporter; translation: MNKRTLAILAALGATTIYGLNHTIAKGVMPNYVGAFAFVMLRVIGATALFWIISLFGPKEKIDKKDYLRILICAFFGMGVNMLVFFKGLSLSTPINSAVLITTTPIIVLILSALLIKEKITQRKVFGIFIGLLGALGLILFGAEIRQDAPNIGLGNFLILMNSVFYGTYLILAKILISKYHPFTFMKWLFLLGIFICLPFGYQEMTEIDWVNLPFDMIWRIAFVIIGTTFCTYLFNIYALTHLKASTLSTFMYVQPLLGILFAIAVGKDSLTTIKVLAAAMVMFGVYLSSKKTKV
- a CDS encoding YheT family hydrolase — encoded protein: MPIVPSNYNPSFLFKNGHFSTMYSGLVRKVDGVVQERERINLADGDFLDLDWSHSQKPTNKLTILLHGLEGNGQRPYITGSAKQCNLNGMDVCAVNFRTCSGEMNKLYRSYHSGATEDLEAVVQHILSLDKYTQVYIKGFSLGGNMVLKYLGERNTHPKEIKGVVAVSVPCSLHSSLIQLLKPKNFLYSQRFKDHLKAKMRGKQKLFPSKISDVDITNVRTLKDFDDIYTSRAHGFKDAMDYYEKCSSLQFLPNIKTPTLIINALNDSFLGDACYPFKEAEMNKSLYLEVPKSGGHVGFYEKQNITYTEKRVIKFFNEV
- a CDS encoding NAD(P)H-dependent flavin oxidoreductase produces the protein MSTKAPFINDLSLPAIAAPMFLISGPKLVIECCKNGIVGTFPALNQRSSEGFEEWLIEIKTALADFEKETGKKAAPFGVNLIVHQTNPRLQADIKLCVKHKVPLIITSLGAVTEVVDAIHSYGGLVFHDVIKKRHAKKAAGAGVDGLILVSAGAGGHAGTINPMTLVAEIKKFFDKTIILSGCISNGRDIASALQMGADMAYMGTRFINVEESKANDDYKKMIIESGASDVVYTASISGVHANFLGASLKAAGITEEDLKKDTKIDFGKEMDTEARAWKTIWSAGQGVATIENVVPVSELVDNLKTEFKSAIEKQIKVLDTFPK